A portion of the uncultured Bacteroides sp. genome contains these proteins:
- a CDS encoding site-specific integrase, whose amino-acid sequence MATIKAFIRTGKKNKESNIRFRLSDGRKVQLFHKSEIVALSNLWDENKEQYKAKCVINTEERIKLNTAIAERKKLILSIYSTIPSITSDQLEQLIDEKIHPEKFQKIATDFFSLLALYLEKKDLSDVRERDYRVLIRILHRYEAFAAKFTSKNFKLSLDSITSETIEDLESYIRNEYLLSKEYPSFFEQFSIIKETGHKSQKLQPRGNNTVVLMMKKLRAFFNWCLQQEFTSNRPMARYKIGSEKYGTPFYLTLDERNLIADYDLSAHAQLATQRDIFIFQCLVGCRVSDLLKLKDSNIINEAIEYIPHKTKDERPEIVRVPLNERAKVLVAKYRNIDRKGRLFPFISPQKYNDDIKSILRLCEVTRSVTILNPTTGKEEKRPINEIASSHMARRTFVGNLYKKVKDPNLVGSLSGHKEGSKAFARYREIDDEIKKELVNMIE is encoded by the coding sequence ATGGCAACAATAAAGGCTTTTATTAGGACTGGAAAGAAAAATAAAGAATCCAATATCAGATTTAGACTATCTGATGGACGCAAAGTGCAGCTATTTCACAAGTCTGAGATAGTTGCCTTATCTAATCTCTGGGATGAGAACAAAGAGCAATATAAAGCCAAGTGCGTTATTAACACAGAAGAACGGATAAAGCTTAATACAGCAATAGCAGAAAGAAAGAAACTGATACTATCCATATATTCCACCATCCCTAGCATAACGAGCGATCAGCTAGAGCAATTAATTGATGAAAAGATACATCCTGAAAAGTTCCAGAAAATAGCAACTGATTTTTTCTCATTGCTCGCTTTATACTTAGAAAAAAAGGATCTGTCAGATGTTAGAGAGAGGGATTATCGTGTCCTAATACGAATACTGCATAGATATGAGGCCTTTGCTGCAAAATTCACAAGCAAGAACTTTAAGCTATCACTAGATAGCATAACAAGTGAGACTATAGAAGATTTAGAAAGCTACATTCGAAATGAGTACCTGCTTTCTAAAGAGTACCCTAGCTTCTTTGAACAATTCAGCATTATCAAGGAAACAGGGCACAAATCTCAGAAGTTACAACCAAGAGGGAACAACACAGTAGTTCTTATGATGAAAAAACTACGTGCGTTCTTTAATTGGTGCCTTCAGCAAGAATTCACAAGCAATAGACCAATGGCTAGATATAAGATTGGATCAGAGAAGTACGGTACTCCTTTCTATTTAACTCTGGATGAACGAAACCTAATCGCAGACTACGATTTATCGGCACATGCACAATTAGCTACACAAAGAGATATTTTCATTTTCCAATGCCTTGTAGGGTGCCGTGTCTCTGATTTACTTAAGCTAAAAGACAGCAATATCATAAATGAAGCTATAGAGTACATTCCTCACAAAACAAAAGATGAACGCCCTGAAATCGTTCGTGTACCACTAAATGAAAGAGCAAAAGTATTAGTCGCAAAATATAGGAACATTGACCGTAAAGGACGTTTATTTCCTTTCATCAGTCCACAAAAATATAATGATGACATCAAAAGCATACTTCGCCTATGTGAAGTAACCCGCTCTGTTACCATACTCAATCCAACCACGGGAAAAGAAGAAAAACGGCCCATCAATGAGATAGCTTCATCACACATGGCCAGACGTACATTTGTTGGCAATCTTTATAAAAAAGTGAAAGATCCGAATTTAGTGGGTTCATTGTCTGGGCATAAAGAGGGTAGCAAAGCTTTTGCCCGATATAGGGAGATTGATGATGAAATAAAAAAAGAACTCGTAAATATGATAGAATAA
- a CDS encoding M3 family metallopeptidase: MTIKKTVFILATCFMTYSGTIKADGNPFFTDFKTEFGVPAFDKIKLEHYEPAFHKGIEEQNENIRKIIENKKTPTFQNTIVALDNSDPILSRVSAIFFNMTDAETTDELTQLSMKIAPVLSEHSDNIYLNKELFKKIDSIYKQKKSLKLTTEQERLLDETYKSFVRSGANLDAEKQARLRDVNKELSTLGITFSNNVLNENNAFKLFVDKKEDLAGLPEWFCQSAAEEAKAAGKEGQWLFTLHNASRLPFLQYAENRALREKMYNAYINRGNNNDKNDNKKIITQIVTLRLEKAKLLGFDCYSNFVLDNTMAKKSTTVMSFLNNLWSYSLPKAKAEAAELQTLMDKDGKNQKLAAWDWWFYTEKLRKEKYNLDEEEIKPYFKLENVREGAFAVANKLYGITLTPLKNIPVYHPDVEVFEVKDANGSHLGVFYVDYFPRAGKSGGAWMSNYREQQGNIRPLVCNVGSFTKPIGDTPSLLTLDEVETLFHEFGHALHGLLTKCNYAGISGTNVVRDFVELPSQVMEHWATEPEVLKMYAKHYQTGESMPDSLINKLLRQKTFNQGFMTTELLAAAILDMNLHNLTDTKDLDVLAYEKEAMNKLNLIPEIAPRYRTTYFNHIIGGYAAGYYSYLWANVLDSDAFEAFKEHGIFDQHTASLFRSNVLEKGNSEDPMVLYKKFRGAEPKLDAMLKNRGMK; this comes from the coding sequence ATGACAATTAAGAAAACAGTATTCATTTTAGCAACATGTTTTATGACCTACTCTGGCACTATTAAGGCAGACGGAAACCCTTTCTTTACTGACTTCAAAACCGAGTTCGGAGTTCCTGCTTTCGATAAAATAAAGCTAGAACACTACGAACCCGCCTTTCATAAAGGCATTGAAGAGCAAAACGAAAACATCCGTAAAATCATTGAGAATAAAAAAACACCTACTTTTCAGAACACAATAGTAGCGCTGGACAATAGCGATCCTATTTTATCTCGAGTGAGTGCTATTTTCTTTAATATGACAGATGCCGAGACAACGGACGAGTTAACACAACTTTCGATGAAAATAGCGCCTGTCCTATCCGAGCATAGCGACAATATCTACTTAAATAAAGAACTCTTTAAGAAGATAGATTCAATCTATAAGCAGAAGAAATCACTAAAACTGACCACCGAACAGGAACGTTTATTAGATGAAACTTATAAAAGTTTTGTACGCTCAGGTGCCAATCTGGATGCGGAAAAACAAGCCCGTCTAAGGGATGTCAATAAAGAGCTTTCGACACTTGGAATCACTTTTAGCAATAATGTTTTAAATGAAAACAATGCCTTTAAGCTTTTTGTCGATAAGAAAGAAGACCTTGCCGGCCTACCGGAATGGTTCTGCCAAAGTGCCGCCGAAGAAGCCAAAGCTGCCGGAAAAGAAGGACAATGGCTTTTCACCCTTCATAACGCAAGTCGCCTTCCTTTCTTGCAATATGCAGAGAACAGAGCATTGCGTGAGAAGATGTACAATGCGTACATCAATCGGGGAAACAACAACGATAAGAATGATAACAAGAAGATCATCACACAAATAGTCACTCTCCGTTTAGAGAAAGCAAAACTTCTCGGATTTGATTGTTACTCAAACTTTGTGCTTGATAACACAATGGCCAAAAAATCGACCACTGTAATGTCATTCCTCAATAACCTTTGGAGCTATTCACTACCGAAAGCAAAAGCGGAAGCTGCAGAGTTGCAAACATTGATGGACAAAGATGGAAAAAACCAGAAATTAGCAGCATGGGATTGGTGGTTTTACACAGAGAAACTACGTAAGGAGAAATACAACCTTGACGAAGAAGAGATAAAGCCCTACTTTAAACTTGAAAATGTGCGTGAAGGTGCCTTTGCCGTTGCCAACAAGCTTTATGGCATCACATTAACTCCACTGAAAAATATACCTGTTTACCATCCGGATGTAGAAGTGTTTGAAGTGAAAGACGCTAATGGATCACATTTGGGCGTTTTCTACGTAGATTATTTCCCGCGCGCAGGTAAAAGCGGAGGTGCATGGATGAGCAATTATCGGGAACAACAAGGTAATATACGTCCGTTGGTTTGTAATGTAGGTAGTTTCACCAAGCCTATAGGCGATACCCCTTCACTGCTTACCCTCGACGAAGTTGAAACCTTGTTTCATGAGTTCGGACACGCTCTTCATGGATTATTAACTAAATGCAACTACGCCGGAATTTCAGGAACCAATGTAGTCCGCGATTTCGTGGAACTTCCGTCACAAGTAATGGAACATTGGGCCACAGAACCAGAAGTGTTGAAAATGTATGCCAAGCACTATCAAACAGGAGAAAGCATGCCCGATAGCCTAATCAATAAACTACTCCGACAAAAAACCTTTAACCAAGGGTTTATGACTACAGAGCTTCTTGCCGCAGCCATTCTCGACATGAACCTTCACAATCTGACTGATACAAAAGATTTGGATGTATTGGCCTATGAAAAAGAAGCGATGAATAAGTTGAATTTAATCCCCGAAATTGCTCCTCGTTATCGTACAACCTATTTCAATCATATCATTGGTGGCTATGCCGCAGGATATTACAGTTATTTATGGGCAAATGTATTAGACTCTGACGCTTTTGAAGCATTCAAGGAACACGGGATATTCGATCAACACACTGCCTCTCTTTTCCGCAGCAATGTACTCGAAAAAGGAAACAGTGAAGATCCGATGGTCTTATATAAAAAATTCCGCGGAGCTGAACCTAAGCTGGATGCGATGTTAAAAAACCGAGGAATGAAATAA
- the secDF gene encoding protein translocase subunit SecDF → MQNKGFVKVFAVLLTLVCVFYLSFSFVTRYYINKAEEYAKGDAKMEQNYLDSLSNEKVWLGNYTLKQCREMEISLGLDLKGGMNVILEVSVSDVIKTLADNKPDEAFNKALASANKLQSTSQDDFITSFVKEYHKFAPGAKLSELFATQQLKDKITQKSSDSEVEKVLREEVKAAVANSYNVLRTRIDRFGVVQPNIQSLEDKMGRIMVELPGIKEPDRVRKLLQGSANLEFWETYDSKEVIPYLQSADSKLRSILNNETLPTDSTSVDSTSATPKVATTAAAIPSKAKSAADSLAAALKGETEKTAEVANIAQIKKEHPLAAILQFNTSGQGPIVGYANHRDTAEINKYIAMKQIQEEFPKELRLKWGVSAADFDPKAQTFELYAIKSTERNGKAPLEGDVVNDAKDEFDQWNKPAVSMEMNADGARRWALMTKQNIGKSIAIVLDGYVYSAPNVNSEITGGRSQITGHFTPEQAKDLANVLKSGKMPAPAHIVQEDIIGPTLGQESINAGIFSFIVALVLLMAFMCAIYGFIPGMIANGALLFNFFFTMGILSSFQAALTMSGIAGMVLSLGIAVDANVLIYERTKEELRNGKGVKQALSDGYSNAFSAIFDSNLTSIITGVILFNFGTGPIRGFATTLIIGIMISFFTAVFMTRLVYEHYMSKDKLLNLTFSSKISRKLFVNSHFDFMNTNKKSLIIVGAIVLICIGSFSIRGLSQSIDFTGGRNYKVQFEKPVEPEQVRDLIASKFGDATVSVISIGTDKKTVRISTNYRIGDDSNSVDSEIESYLYEALKPILTNNITLETFIDHDNHTGGSIISSQKVGPSIADDIKTSAIWSVVLSLLAIGLYILLRFRNIAYSIGSVVALTCDTLMIIGAYSLLWGVVPFSLEIDQTFIGAILTVIGYSINDKVVIFDRVREFFHLYPKHKSKELFNDSLNTTLGRTINTSLCTLIVLVCIFILGGDSIRSFCFAMILGVIIGTLSSLFIASPIAYHMISKKHKALETE, encoded by the coding sequence ATGCAAAACAAAGGATTTGTTAAAGTTTTTGCGGTATTACTCACGCTAGTATGTGTGTTCTATCTCTCTTTCTCCTTCGTCACTCGCTACTACATTAACAAGGCGGAAGAGTACGCGAAAGGTGATGCAAAGATGGAACAAAACTACTTGGATTCTCTGTCAAACGAGAAAGTATGGCTGGGTAACTACACGCTGAAACAGTGTCGTGAGATGGAAATAAGTTTAGGACTCGACTTAAAGGGAGGAATGAACGTTATCCTGGAAGTTTCAGTATCCGATGTGATTAAAACATTGGCCGATAACAAGCCGGACGAAGCTTTCAACAAAGCTTTAGCCAGTGCTAACAAACTTCAATCAACCAGCCAAGATGATTTCATCACTTCATTCGTAAAGGAATATCATAAATTTGCGCCGGGAGCCAAACTTTCCGAATTATTTGCGACTCAGCAATTAAAAGACAAGATAACTCAGAAATCATCAGATTCTGAAGTTGAAAAAGTACTTAGAGAAGAGGTCAAAGCTGCTGTAGCAAATTCATATAATGTACTTCGTACACGTATTGACCGTTTTGGCGTAGTGCAACCTAACATCCAAAGTTTGGAAGATAAAATGGGACGCATCATGGTTGAACTTCCGGGTATCAAAGAACCAGACCGCGTAAGAAAGTTGCTACAAGGTTCTGCCAATTTGGAATTCTGGGAAACGTATGATTCAAAAGAGGTTATTCCTTACCTACAATCTGCCGATTCAAAATTGCGTAGTATTTTAAATAACGAAACACTCCCTACAGATTCAACTAGCGTTGATTCTACTTCAGCTACACCAAAGGTTGCAACAACAGCTGCCGCCATACCCTCTAAAGCAAAGAGCGCTGCTGATAGCCTTGCTGCTGCTTTAAAAGGTGAAACAGAAAAAACGGCGGAAGTTGCAAATATAGCACAAATAAAGAAAGAGCATCCGCTTGCTGCGATTCTCCAATTCAACACAAGCGGACAAGGTCCCATTGTAGGCTATGCCAACCATAGAGATACGGCAGAAATCAACAAATACATAGCAATGAAACAAATACAGGAGGAGTTCCCTAAAGAACTTCGTCTGAAATGGGGTGTTTCTGCTGCTGATTTTGATCCCAAAGCGCAAACATTCGAGCTTTATGCAATCAAATCAACTGAACGCAACGGCAAAGCTCCGCTCGAAGGTGATGTTGTAAATGATGCAAAAGATGAATTCGACCAATGGAACAAACCTGCTGTTAGCATGGAAATGAATGCTGACGGAGCTAGAAGATGGGCATTAATGACCAAACAAAACATTGGCAAGTCTATTGCGATTGTATTGGATGGATATGTATATTCCGCACCAAACGTAAATTCCGAGATCACAGGTGGTCGTTCACAAATTACAGGACACTTCACTCCGGAACAAGCAAAGGACTTAGCTAACGTACTGAAATCCGGTAAAATGCCCGCACCTGCACACATTGTGCAAGAAGACATCATTGGCCCTACTTTGGGGCAAGAGTCTATCAATGCAGGTATCTTCTCTTTCATTGTAGCATTAGTTCTACTCATGGCCTTCATGTGTGCTATTTACGGCTTCATACCCGGTATGATTGCCAACGGTGCACTACTATTCAACTTCTTCTTTACAATGGGAATCTTGTCATCCTTCCAAGCTGCACTAACTATGTCGGGTATTGCCGGTATGGTGTTGTCACTGGGTATAGCAGTTGATGCCAACGTGTTGATCTATGAACGAACGAAAGAAGAACTAAGAAATGGCAAAGGAGTTAAACAAGCATTGTCTGATGGTTATTCAAATGCCTTTTCAGCTATCTTCGACTCTAACTTGACATCTATTATCACAGGTGTGATCCTCTTCAATTTTGGAACAGGCCCTATCCGTGGATTTGCCACAACCCTAATCATAGGTATTATGATTTCTTTCTTTACTGCTGTATTCATGACTCGTTTAGTGTACGAACATTATATGAGCAAAGACAAACTCCTTAACCTCACTTTTTCTTCTAAAATCTCGAGAAAGCTGTTTGTCAACTCGCACTTTGATTTCATGAACACGAATAAGAAATCGCTCATCATTGTAGGTGCAATCGTTTTAATTTGTATTGGATCTTTCTCCATCCGCGGGCTCAGTCAGAGCATCGACTTTACCGGAGGACGCAACTATAAGGTTCAGTTCGAGAAACCAGTAGAGCCGGAACAGGTACGAGACCTTATCGCAAGTAAATTTGGTGATGCAACAGTAAGTGTTATCTCAATTGGTACCGATAAGAAAACAGTTCGTATCAGCACTAATTACCGTATAGGAGACGACTCAAATTCTGTAGACTCTGAAATAGAAAGCTATTTATATGAAGCTTTAAAACCGATATTAACTAATAATATCACTTTAGAAACTTTCATTGACCATGATAACCATACAGGTGGAAGCATTATTAGCTCACAAAAAGTAGGTCCAAGCATCGCAGATGATATCAAGACTTCGGCTATTTGGTCAGTTGTCTTATCATTGCTTGCTATTGGCTTATATATTTTGCTTCGTTTCCGCAACATTGCTTATAGTATAGGTTCTGTTGTAGCACTAACTTGCGATACCCTTATGATTATCGGCGCCTACTCTCTATTATGGGGAGTTGTTCCGTTCTCTCTGGAGATAGACCAGACTTTTATAGGTGCTATTCTAACAGTTATCGGTTATTCTATCAATGATAAAGTGGTAATATTCGACCGTGTACGCGAGTTTTTCCACCTATATCCGAAGCACAAAAGCAAAGAATTATTCAACGATTCTTTAAACACCACCTTGGGACGTACCATTAACACATCACTATGTACTTTAATTGTGTTAGTTTGTATATTCATCTTAGGAGGTGACTCTATTCGTAGCTTCTGTTTTGCGATGATTCTGGGTGTTATTATCGGCACATTATCTTCTCTGTTCATTGCTTCTCCTATTGCTTATCATATGATAAGCAAAAAGCACAAAGCACTAGAAACTGAGTAA